A region of Micropterus dolomieu isolate WLL.071019.BEF.003 ecotype Adirondacks linkage group LG01, ASM2129224v1, whole genome shotgun sequence DNA encodes the following proteins:
- the LOC123970707 gene encoding purine nucleoside phosphorylase-like, whose amino-acid sequence MGRNKLCCSFEDYKLTTEWLLNHTSHRPKVAVICGSGLGLLADGAANKQTFRYQDIPNFPVSTVAGHEGCLVFGTIEDTACVFMQGHFHLYEGYSLCQVTFPVRIFKLMGVESILVTNASGGICPDFKVGDIMIIKDHINLPGFAGQHPLFGPNDERFGIRFPCMSDAYSKDLRRLAVDVGSELGCSDFIREGVYCMVSGPNFETIAEARMLLILGCDSVGKTTREADGQMDSLSSSRRGLPGMSTVPEVTVAKHCGLRVLGLSLITNMVRFIDTYYIFVTPV is encoded by the exons ATGGGTCGCAATAAGCT CTGCTGCTCCTTTGAGGACTACAAACTGACCACCGAGTGGCTGCTGAACCACACGAGTCACCGTCCGAAGGTTGCAGTGATCTGTGGTTCGGGACTCGGTCTGCTGGCCGACGGAGCAGCCAACAAACAGACCTTCAGGTATCAGGACATCCCCAACTTCCCCGTCAGCACAG TCGCGGGTCATGAAGGCTGTCTGGTGTTTGGGACAATCGAGGACACTGCCTGTGTCTTCATGCAGGGTCACTTCCACCTGTACGAAGGTTACTCCCTCTGTCAG GTGACCTTCCCCGTCAGGATCTTTAAGCTGATGGGGGTGGAGTCTATTCTGGTGACGAACGCTTCCGGAGGAATCTGTCCGGACTTCAAAGTCGGTGACATCATGATCATCAAAGACCACATCAACCTGCCGGGATTCGCTGGACAACATCCACTGTTTGGACCCAATGACGAGCG gTTTGGGATCAGGTTTCCCTGTATGTCCGATGCTTACAGTAAGGATCTGCGGCGGCTGGCGGTCGATGTGGGCTCTGAGCTTGGCTGCAGTGACTTCATCAGAGAGGGAGTTTACTGCATGGTGAGCGGACCGAACTTTGAAACCATCGCTGAGGCCAGAATGCTTCTGATCCTGGGCTGTGACTCTGTGGGTAAGACAACAAGAGAGGCAGACGGGCAGATGGACAGCCTGTCTTCATCGAGAAGGGGTCTTCCTG gTATGAGTACAGTTCCTGAAGTGACGGTGGCGAAGCACTGTGGACTCAGAGTTCTTGGTCTGTCCCTCATCACCAACATGGTCAGATTTATAGACACCTATTACATCTttgtgacacctgtgtga